A single genomic interval of Paracoccus contaminans harbors:
- a CDS encoding MaoC family dehydratase, with translation MQDNQPRGTIVIEDLEIGMMRFLQKQVTDHDIALFAEVSTDRNPVHLDDAYARETMFHGRIAHGMLTAGLISAVIGEQLPGHGTVYLSQTLKFMAPVRPGDIVRAEVEVQAIDHARRRVTLATRCLVGDTVVLRGEAMVLAPSGKFD, from the coding sequence ATGCAGGACAACCAGCCGCGCGGCACCATCGTCATCGAGGATCTTGAAATCGGGATGATGCGGTTCCTGCAAAAGCAGGTGACCGATCACGACATCGCCCTGTTTGCCGAGGTGTCCACCGACCGCAATCCTGTCCATCTGGATGACGCCTATGCGCGCGAGACGATGTTCCACGGACGCATCGCCCACGGAATGCTGACCGCGGGCCTCATCTCGGCCGTGATCGGGGAACAGCTGCCCGGCCACGGCACCGTCTATCTCAGCCAGACGCTGAAGTTCATGGCCCCTGTCAGGCCCGGCGACATTGTCCGGGCCGAGGTCGAGGTGCAGGCCATCGACCATGCCCGGCGTCGCGTCACCCTTGCCACGCGCTGCCTGGTCGGCGATACCGTCGTGCTCAGGGGCGAGGCCATGGTGCTGGCGCCATCCGGCAAGTTCGACTGA
- a CDS encoding carbohydrate ABC transporter permease yields the protein MARNISTTRKAVMTALAWGIALAIFFPILWTILTSFKSEADAIASPPRFLAFDWTLDSYREVQSRSNYLRHFLNSVAIALGSTALGLLIAVPAAWSMAFQPTRRTRDVLMWMLSTKMMPAVGVLIPIYILFQRLGLLDTRTGVLVVLMLMNLPIIIWMLYTYFREIPGEILEAARMDGAGLWAEIRHVLTPMAVPGIASTMLLNVILAWNEAFWTLNLTSSKAAPLSAFIASYSSPEGLFYAKLSAASTMAIAPILILGWFSQKQLVRGLTFGAVK from the coding sequence ATGGCGCGCAACATATCCACCACCCGCAAGGCCGTCATGACGGCACTGGCCTGGGGCATCGCGCTGGCGATCTTCTTTCCGATCCTCTGGACGATCCTGACCAGCTTCAAGTCCGAGGCGGACGCGATCGCCAGCCCGCCGCGGTTCCTGGCCTTTGACTGGACGCTGGACAGCTACCGCGAGGTGCAATCGCGCTCCAACTATCTGCGCCATTTCCTGAACTCGGTCGCCATCGCGCTGGGATCGACGGCGCTGGGGCTGCTGATCGCCGTGCCGGCGGCATGGTCGATGGCCTTCCAGCCGACCCGGCGCACCCGCGACGTGCTGATGTGGATGCTGTCCACCAAGATGATGCCGGCGGTGGGCGTGCTGATCCCGATCTATATCCTGTTCCAGCGCCTGGGCCTGCTGGACACGCGGACCGGGGTGCTGGTCGTCCTGATGCTGATGAACCTGCCGATCATCATCTGGATGCTCTACACCTATTTCCGCGAGATCCCGGGCGAGATCCTCGAGGCGGCGCGGATGGACGGCGCGGGCCTGTGGGCCGAAATCCGGCATGTGCTGACGCCGATGGCGGTGCCGGGCATCGCCTCGACCATGCTGCTGAACGTGATCCTGGCGTGGAACGAGGCCTTCTGGACGCTGAACCTGACCAGTTCCAAGGCCGCGCCGCTGTCGGCCTTCATCGCCAGCTATTCCAGCCCCGAGGGGCTGTTCTATGCCAAGTTGTCGGCCGCCAGCACCATGGCGATCGCGCCGATCCTGATCCTGGGCTGGTTCAGCCAGAAACAGCTGGTGCGCGGCCTGACCTTCGGCGCCGTGAAGTAA
- a CDS encoding bifunctional riboflavin kinase/FAD synthetase translates to MHIHRDWRGLPAAARGATVAMGNFDGVHRGHRVVIDAARAARPDAPLGVVTFEPHPRSYFAQAAGRAEPPFRLMNPEARANRLARLGVSRLYELPFDAVLASLAPPDFAREVLAEGLGVVHVAVGADFRFGRGRQGDASTLQGLGQALGFGVTVVPLLAQGGAPASSTAIRAALAAGRPREAEAMLGHWHRIEGEVLHGEKRGRQLGYPTANMALDGLHLPRLGVYAVLADVLTGPHKGAYGGVASLGVRPMFGENTPNLETFLFDFTGDLYGEHLSIALVDYLRPEMRFDGVEALVAQMRADEAEARRILSAPR, encoded by the coding sequence ATCCATATCCATCGTGACTGGCGCGGCCTGCCGGCCGCGGCGCGCGGGGCGACGGTGGCGATGGGGAATTTTGACGGCGTGCATCGGGGGCACCGGGTGGTGATCGACGCGGCCCGCGCCGCCCGTCCCGACGCGCCCCTGGGCGTCGTCACCTTCGAGCCGCATCCCCGCAGCTATTTCGCCCAGGCAGCCGGCCGGGCCGAGCCGCCCTTTCGCCTGATGAACCCCGAAGCGCGCGCCAACCGGCTGGCCCGGCTGGGCGTCAGCCGGCTTTACGAGCTGCCCTTCGATGCCGTGCTGGCGAGCCTGGCCCCGCCCGATTTCGCCCGCGAGGTGCTGGCCGAGGGGCTGGGGGTCGTCCATGTCGCGGTCGGCGCCGATTTCCGATTTGGCCGCGGCAGGCAGGGGGATGCGTCAACGCTGCAGGGGCTGGGGCAGGCGCTGGGTTTCGGGGTCACGGTGGTGCCGCTGCTGGCGCAAGGGGGCGCGCCGGCCAGTTCCACCGCGATCCGCGCCGCGCTGGCGGCCGGCCGCCCGCGCGAGGCCGAGGCGATGCTGGGCCACTGGCACCGGATCGAGGGCGAGGTGCTGCACGGGGAAAAGCGGGGCCGCCAGCTGGGCTATCCAACCGCCAACATGGCGCTGGACGGGCTGCACCTGCCCAGGCTGGGCGTCTATGCGGTGCTGGCCGATGTGCTGACCGGCCCCCACAAGGGCGCCTATGGCGGGGTCGCCAGCCTTGGGGTCAGGCCGATGTTCGGGGAAAACACGCCGAACCTGGAAACCTTTCTGTTCGATTTCACCGGCGATCTTTACGGCGAGCATCTTTCGATCGCCCTGGTCGATTACCTGCGCCCCGAGATGCGCTTTGACGGGGTCGAGGCGCTGGTCGCCCAGATGCGCGCCGACGAGGCCGAGGCCCGCCGCATCCTGTCGGCCCCGCGATGA
- a CDS encoding ABC transporter substrate-binding protein, with protein sequence MTTSLRVLLGACAVSALAAPALAETLTIATVNNGDMIRMQKLADDFTAKNPGITLEWVTLEENVLRQRVTTDIATKGGQYDVVTVGNYEVPIWAKQGWLKPLDALPADYDAADLLKPVADALSLDGKLYAAPFYGESAMVMYRKDLADAAGVSLGEAPTWAQVWDAAAKMTNKDQGIAGICLRGKAGWGENMAFLSAAANSYGAAWFGTDWKPQFDGPEWKEVLTDYVKAITEYGPAGASSNGFNENLALFQQGKCGIWIDATVAASFVTDPKESTVADKVAFAQFPNKEGVDNHGNWLWSWNLAIPASTDAPEAAEKFVAWATSRGYTELVASKEGWRAAPPGTRTSLYANADYKAAAPFAGMTEKAMMSATPQKPSVKDIPYTGGQFVAIPEFQAIGTAVGQQFSAAVAGQSDVAKALTAAQQLATREMTKAGYIK encoded by the coding sequence ATGACCACATCGTTGCGCGTTCTTCTGGGGGCCTGCGCCGTTTCGGCGCTTGCCGCGCCGGCCCTGGCCGAGACGCTGACCATCGCCACCGTCAACAACGGCGACATGATCCGCATGCAGAAGCTGGCCGACGATTTCACCGCCAAGAACCCCGGCATCACGCTGGAATGGGTGACGCTCGAGGAAAACGTCCTGCGCCAGCGCGTCACCACCGACATCGCCACCAAGGGCGGCCAGTATGACGTGGTGACGGTGGGCAACTACGAGGTGCCGATCTGGGCCAAGCAGGGCTGGCTCAAGCCGCTCGACGCGCTGCCGGCCGATTATGACGCGGCCGATCTGCTCAAGCCCGTGGCGGATGCGCTGTCGCTGGACGGCAAGCTCTATGCCGCGCCCTTCTACGGCGAATCCGCGATGGTCATGTATCGCAAGGATCTGGCCGATGCGGCCGGCGTCAGCCTGGGCGAAGCCCCCACATGGGCGCAGGTCTGGGACGCCGCCGCCAAGATGACCAACAAGGATCAGGGCATCGCCGGCATCTGCCTGCGCGGCAAGGCGGGCTGGGGCGAAAACATGGCCTTCCTTTCGGCAGCGGCCAACAGCTATGGCGCGGCTTGGTTCGGGACGGACTGGAAGCCCCAGTTCGACGGCCCCGAATGGAAGGAAGTGCTGACCGATTATGTCAAGGCGATCACCGAATACGGTCCCGCCGGCGCATCCTCGAACGGGTTCAACGAGAACCTTGCGCTTTTCCAGCAGGGCAAGTGCGGGATCTGGATCGACGCGACCGTGGCCGCATCCTTTGTGACCGACCCCAAGGAATCGACAGTTGCCGACAAGGTGGCCTTCGCCCAGTTCCCCAACAAGGAAGGCGTCGACAACCACGGCAACTGGCTGTGGTCGTGGAACCTGGCCATCCCTGCCTCGACCGACGCGCCCGAGGCGGCCGAGAAGTTCGTCGCCTGGGCGACCTCCAGGGGCTATACCGAACTGGTCGCCTCCAAGGAAGGCTGGCGGGCCGCGCCTCCCGGCACGCGCACGTCGCTTTACGCCAATGCCGACTACAAGGCGGCCGCGCCCTTTGCCGGGATGACGGAAAAGGCGATGATGTCGGCGACCCCGCAGAAGCCGTCCGTCAAGGACATTCCCTATACGGGCGGGCAATTCGTCGCGATCCCCGAATTCCAGGCGATCGGGACGGCCGTGGGCCAGCAGTTCAGCGCCGCCGTCGCGGGCCAGTCGGACGTGGCCAAGGCCCTGACCGCAGCGCAGCAGCTTGCCACGCGGGAAATGACCAAGGCCGGCTACATCAAGTGA
- the groL gene encoding chaperonin GroEL (60 kDa chaperone family; promotes refolding of misfolded polypeptides especially under stressful conditions; forms two stacked rings of heptamers to form a barrel-shaped 14mer; ends can be capped by GroES; misfolded proteins enter the barrel where they are refolded when GroES binds), producing the protein MAGKEVKFSTDARDRMLKGVNILADAVKVTLGPKGRNVVIDKSFGAPRITKDGVSVAKEIELTDKFENMGAQMVREVASRTNDEAGDGTTTATVLAQAIIKEGLKAVAAGMNPMDLKRGVDLATSKVVEAIKSASRPVNDTAEVAQVGTISANGEAFIGQQIAEAMQKVGNEGVITVEENKGMETEVEVVEGMQFDRGYLSPYFVTNPDKMVAELEDAYILLHEKKLSSLQPMVPLLEAVIQTQKPLLIVAEDVEGEALATLVVNRLRGGLKVSAVKAPGFGDRRKAMLQDIAILTGGQVISEDLGMKLENVGLDMLGRAKKISINKDNTTIVDGNGEKAEIEARVSQIRQQIEETTSDYDKEKLQERVAKLAGGVAVIRVGGMTEVEVKERKDRVDDALNATRAAVQEGVVVGGGVALVQAGKVLEGLEGQNSDQNAGIAIVRRALEAPMRQIAENAGVDGAVVAGKVRESDDKTFGFNAQTEEYGDMFKFGVIDPAKVVRTALEDAASVAGLLITTEAMIAEKPEPKGAAAGGMGGGMGGMGGMDMM; encoded by the coding sequence ATGGCTGGCAAGGAAGTCAAGTTCAGCACTGACGCCCGCGACCGGATGCTCAAGGGCGTCAACATCCTGGCCGATGCGGTCAAGGTGACGCTGGGCCCCAAGGGCCGCAACGTGGTCATCGACAAGTCCTTCGGCGCCCCGCGCATCACCAAGGACGGCGTGTCGGTCGCCAAGGAAATCGAACTGACCGACAAGTTCGAGAACATGGGCGCCCAGATGGTCCGCGAAGTGGCCTCGCGCACCAATGACGAGGCCGGCGACGGCACCACCACCGCGACCGTGCTGGCCCAGGCGATCATCAAGGAAGGCCTCAAGGCCGTCGCCGCCGGCATGAACCCGATGGACCTCAAGCGCGGCGTCGATCTGGCGACCTCGAAGGTCGTCGAGGCGATCAAGTCGGCCTCGCGTCCCGTGAACGACACCGCCGAAGTCGCCCAGGTCGGCACCATCTCGGCCAATGGCGAGGCCTTCATCGGCCAGCAGATCGCCGAGGCGATGCAGAAGGTCGGCAACGAGGGTGTCATCACCGTCGAAGAAAACAAGGGGATGGAGACCGAGGTCGAAGTCGTCGAGGGGATGCAGTTCGACCGCGGCTATCTGTCGCCCTACTTCGTGACGAACCCTGACAAGATGGTCGCCGAGCTGGAAGACGCCTACATCCTGCTGCACGAAAAGAAACTGTCGTCGCTGCAGCCGATGGTCCCGCTGCTGGAAGCCGTGATCCAGACCCAGAAGCCGCTGCTGATCGTGGCCGAGGATGTGGAAGGCGAGGCGCTGGCCACGCTGGTCGTCAACCGCCTGCGCGGCGGGCTGAAGGTTTCAGCCGTCAAGGCGCCGGGCTTCGGCGATCGCCGCAAGGCGATGCTGCAGGACATCGCGATCCTGACCGGCGGTCAGGTCATCAGCGAAGACCTCGGCATGAAGCTGGAAAATGTCGGTCTGGACATGCTGGGCCGCGCCAAGAAGATCTCGATCAACAAGGACAACACCACCATCGTCGATGGCAATGGTGAAAAGGCCGAGATCGAGGCCCGCGTCAGCCAGATCCGTCAGCAGATCGAGGAAACCACCTCGGACTATGACAAGGAAAAGCTGCAGGAGCGCGTGGCCAAGCTGGCCGGCGGCGTTGCCGTCATCCGCGTCGGCGGCATGACCGAAGTCGAGGTCAAGGAGCGCAAGGACCGCGTCGACGACGCCCTGAACGCCACCCGCGCCGCGGTGCAGGAAGGTGTCGTTGTCGGCGGCGGCGTGGCGCTGGTGCAGGCGGGCAAGGTGCTGGAAGGGCTGGAAGGCCAGAACAGCGACCAGAACGCCGGTATCGCGATCGTCCGCCGCGCGCTGGAAGCGCCGATGCGCCAGATCGCCGAGAACGCCGGCGTCGATGGCGCGGTCGTGGCTGGCAAGGTGCGCGAATCCGACGACAAGACCTTCGGCTTCAACGCCCAGACCGAAGAATATGGCGACATGTTCAAGTTCGGCGTCATCGACCCGGCCAAGGTCGTGCGCACCGCGCTTGAGGATGCGGCTTCGGTCGCCGGCCTGCTGATCACCACCGAGGCCATGATCGCCGAAAAGCCCGAACCCAAAGGCGCCGCTGCCGGCGGCATGGGCGGCGGCATGGGCGGCATGGGCGGCATGGACATGATGTAA
- a CDS encoding sugar-binding transcriptional regulator yields MSHDDRRLDQAARAAWLAHVGGLTQDEIAREMGISRQAAQRLVAQAQAAGIVKVRIDHPLAACLDLAAMVQGRFGLRRAEIAPEGTGLAGVAALAAALIERELTRIDPLILAVGTGRTLRAAVGQMGRIDCPQHRIVSLTGNIAPDGSAAYYNVLFALSEVVTARSYPLMVPVIAESAAERQALHRQPGNSRVIAMAARADTAVIGLGDFGPQAPLLKDGFLSAGEVAALRAQGAVGEILGHAYDIEGRMLPLNARVASAPLPASGDALVVAVAAGKDKRPAILGALRGRRISALVTDQETAAWLAQQAAR; encoded by the coding sequence ATGAGCCATGATGACCGCAGGCTGGACCAGGCCGCACGCGCCGCCTGGCTGGCGCATGTCGGCGGCCTCACCCAGGACGAGATCGCGCGCGAGATGGGAATTTCCCGGCAGGCGGCCCAGCGGCTGGTCGCGCAGGCCCAGGCGGCGGGAATTGTCAAGGTGCGCATCGACCATCCCCTGGCCGCCTGCCTGGATCTGGCCGCGATGGTGCAGGGCCGCTTTGGCCTGCGCCGGGCAGAGATCGCCCCCGAGGGGACCGGCCTTGCCGGCGTCGCCGCGCTGGCCGCCGCGCTGATCGAGCGCGAGCTGACGCGCATCGACCCGCTCATCCTTGCGGTCGGCACCGGCCGCACCCTGCGGGCGGCCGTCGGCCAGATGGGGCGCATCGACTGTCCGCAGCACCGCATCGTGTCGCTGACCGGGAACATCGCGCCCGATGGCTCTGCCGCCTATTACAACGTGCTGTTCGCCCTGTCCGAGGTGGTGACGGCCCGCAGCTATCCCCTGATGGTGCCGGTAATCGCCGAAAGCGCGGCCGAACGGCAGGCGCTGCACCGCCAGCCCGGCAACAGCCGGGTCATCGCCATGGCCGCCCGCGCCGATACCGCCGTCATCGGCCTGGGCGATTTCGGCCCGCAGGCGCCGCTGCTCAAGGACGGGTTCCTGTCGGCCGGCGAGGTCGCGGCCCTGCGCGCGCAGGGCGCGGTGGGCGAGATCCTGGGCCATGCCTATGACATCGAGGGAAGGATGCTGCCCCTGAATGCGCGCGTCGCCTCGGCCCCTCTGCCTGCCTCGGGCGATGCGCTCGTCGTCGCCGTCGCGGCCGGAAAGGACAAGCGTCCCGCCATCCTGGGGGCGCTGCGCGGTCGCCGCATCAGTGCCCTGGTCACCGATCAGGAAACAGCAGCCTGGCTGGCGCAACAGGCGGCGCGCTGA
- a CDS encoding TraB/GumN family protein, which produces MRMLGHAAAVIAALLGLAANPAGAETAPAAGAPHAEMMAAPAGCGGRDLMAVLPADQRAALDKAVAETPYARGIRWTARRGAARIEIVGTYHFDDPRLGPLARSLEPVLAGAGALLVEAGPEEEKTLREAMARDPALVLDQDGPGLPERLGPADWVALSAAMAERGVPPAMAARMRPWFATTILGLSPCMLAQARGGREPGLDHRLIDLARTQGVPVIALEPWDTVLTLFDALDEGDALDMIRAALPAARLADDYARTTIEAYVRGDIRAIWEFGRLDAYGASGLDRAAVDRQQAIAEERLMTRRNASWIAPLTAAAERAAAQGKPVLAAFGALHLPGEDGVLRRLEREGWTIEPGVAALDAAR; this is translated from the coding sequence ATGCGGATGCTGGGACATGCGGCGGCGGTGATCGCCGCCCTGCTGGGGCTGGCAGCAAACCCCGCCGGGGCGGAAACGGCACCCGCGGCAGGCGCCCCCCATGCTGAAATGATGGCGGCGCCCGCGGGCTGCGGCGGGCGCGACCTGATGGCCGTTCTGCCGGCGGACCAGCGCGCGGCGCTGGACAAGGCGGTGGCGGAGACGCCTTATGCCCGCGGCATCCGCTGGACGGCGCGGCGCGGCGCGGCGCGGATCGAGATCGTGGGCACCTATCATTTCGACGACCCGCGCCTGGGGCCACTGGCCCGCTCGCTCGAACCCGTGCTGGCGGGCGCGGGCGCGCTGCTGGTCGAGGCGGGGCCGGAGGAGGAAAAGACCCTGCGCGAGGCGATGGCACGCGACCCCGCGCTTGTTCTGGATCAGGACGGTCCCGGCCTGCCGGAACGGCTGGGACCGGCCGACTGGGTGGCCCTGTCGGCGGCGATGGCCGAGCGCGGCGTTCCCCCTGCCATGGCCGCACGGATGCGGCCCTGGTTCGCCACCACGATCCTGGGCCTGTCCCCCTGCATGCTGGCGCAGGCGCGCGGGGGGCGCGAACCGGGGCTGGACCACCGGCTGATCGACCTGGCGCGGACCCAAGGCGTGCCGGTCATCGCGCTTGAACCATGGGATACCGTGCTCACGCTCTTCGACGCCCTGGACGAGGGGGACGCGCTGGACATGATCCGCGCCGCGCTGCCGGCCGCGCGGCTTGCCGACGACTATGCGCGCACCACCATCGAGGCCTATGTGCGCGGCGATATCCGGGCGATCTGGGAATTCGGGCGGCTGGATGCCTATGGCGCCTCGGGACTGGACCGCGCCGCCGTGGATCGCCAGCAGGCCATCGCCGAGGAGCGGCTGATGACGCGCCGCAACGCAAGCTGGATCGCCCCCCTGACGGCGGCGGCCGAGCGGGCGGCCGCGCAGGGCAAGCCGGTGCTGGCCGCCTTCGGCGCGCTGCATCTTCCCGGCGAGGACGGGGTGCTGAGGCGCCTGGAGCGGGAAGGCTGGACGATCGAGCCGGGCGTCGCCGCGCTGGATGCGGCGAGGTGA
- a CDS encoding manganese-dependent inorganic pyrophosphatase — protein MIQVLGHKAPDTDSTGSPLIWAWYLSQMRSTPARAVLQGTPNTEAVWMLGKWGLDLPEIIDDLKPGDRCVIVDTNNPAELPASLSQAEVVEIIDHHMLAGGITTRTPINITMRPLACTATIMHDLIGNDLERAPAWVKGVMLTCILSDTLEFRSPTTTPHDRQVAEKLAADLGIEIPQYAAEMFTAKSDVSSFSAAALLRMDSKEYELGGKRLRISVLETTAPQVLLDRKADLLAAIPAVAAEEGADEVLLFIVDILNERSTLLIPNDFVRAVAAATFEVQVPGDSVVLPGIVSRKKQIIPALKL, from the coding sequence ATGATCCAGGTTCTCGGCCACAAGGCCCCCGACACCGACTCGACCGGATCGCCGCTGATCTGGGCCTGGTATCTGTCGCAGATGCGCAGCACCCCTGCGCGCGCGGTCCTGCAGGGAACCCCGAATACCGAGGCGGTGTGGATGCTGGGCAAATGGGGCCTCGACCTGCCCGAGATCATCGATGATCTCAAGCCCGGCGACCGCTGCGTCATCGTTGACACCAACAACCCCGCCGAACTGCCCGCCTCGCTGTCCCAGGCCGAGGTCGTCGAGATCATCGACCACCACATGCTGGCCGGCGGGATCACGACCCGCACCCCGATCAACATCACCATGCGGCCGCTGGCCTGCACCGCCACGATCATGCACGACCTGATCGGGAATGACCTCGAGCGCGCCCCCGCCTGGGTCAAGGGCGTGATGCTGACCTGCATCCTGTCGGACACGCTGGAATTCCGCAGCCCCACCACCACGCCGCACGACCGCCAGGTCGCCGAAAAGCTGGCCGCCGATCTGGGGATCGAAATTCCGCAATACGCCGCCGAGATGTTCACGGCAAAGTCGGATGTGTCCTCCTTCTCGGCAGCCGCCCTGCTGAGGATGGACAGCAAGGAATACGAGCTGGGCGGCAAGCGGCTGCGCATCTCGGTCCTGGAAACGACGGCCCCGCAGGTGCTGCTCGACCGCAAGGCGGACCTGCTGGCCGCCATCCCCGCCGTCGCCGCCGAGGAAGGCGCCGACGAGGTGCTGCTGTTCATCGTGGACATCCTGAACGAACGCTCCACGCTGCTGATCCCCAATGATTTCGTGCGCGCGGTCGCGGCGGCCACCTTTGAGGTGCAGGTGCCGGGCGACAGCGTCGTTCTGCCCGGCATCGTCAGCCGCAAGAAGCAGATCATCCCCGCGCTCAAGCTGTAA
- a CDS encoding ABC transporter ATP-binding protein produces MGSITLKNVRKTFGDAEVIPGVDLTIEDGEFVVFVGPSGCGKSTLLRLIAGLEDVTSGQIVIDGQDVTHAAPARRRLAMVFQSYALYPHMTVRKNIAFPLKMAGMAQAEQDKRVAHAARILNLDSYLDRRPGQLSGGQRQRVAIGRAIVREPAAFLFDEPLSNLDAALRVNMRVEISELHNKLATTMVYVTHDQVEAMTMADKIVVLRAGRVEQVGSPLDLYRSPANRFVASFIGSPNMNFIGGEQAARLGAHEIGVRPEHFRLSQTDGAFAGTVGVAEHLGSDTFLHVHLDGGAHVVARAAGEVPVHHGDRIWLTPEEGRVYRFTKDGLAA; encoded by the coding sequence ATGGGCAGCATCACGCTCAAAAACGTCCGCAAGACCTTCGGCGATGCCGAGGTCATTCCAGGCGTGGACCTGACGATCGAGGATGGCGAGTTCGTCGTCTTCGTCGGCCCATCGGGCTGCGGCAAATCGACCCTGCTGCGGCTGATCGCGGGGCTTGAGGATGTCACCTCGGGCCAGATCGTGATCGACGGGCAGGACGTGACCCATGCCGCGCCGGCGCGGCGGCGGCTGGCGATGGTGTTCCAGTCCTACGCGCTTTACCCGCACATGACGGTGCGCAAGAACATCGCCTTCCCGCTCAAGATGGCGGGCATGGCGCAGGCGGAACAGGACAAGCGGGTTGCGCATGCGGCCAGGATCCTGAACCTCGACAGCTATCTGGACCGCCGGCCCGGCCAGCTGTCGGGCGGCCAGCGCCAGCGTGTCGCCATCGGGCGGGCCATCGTGCGCGAACCGGCGGCGTTCCTGTTCGACGAACCGCTGTCGAACCTCGACGCCGCGCTGCGCGTCAACATGCGGGTGGAAATCAGCGAACTGCACAACAAGCTGGCGACCACGATGGTCTATGTCACCCACGACCAGGTCGAGGCGATGACCATGGCCGACAAGATCGTCGTGCTGCGCGCGGGCCGGGTGGAACAGGTCGGCAGCCCGCTGGATCTGTATCGCAGCCCCGCGAACCGCTTTGTCGCCAGCTTCATCGGGTCGCCCAACATGAACTTCATCGGCGGCGAACAGGCGGCCCGGCTTGGCGCACACGAAATCGGCGTGCGCCCCGAACATTTCCGCCTGTCGCAGACCGACGGCGCCTTTGCCGGCACCGTGGGCGTCGCCGAACATCTGGGGTCGGACACGTTCCTGCACGTGCATCTGGACGGCGGCGCCCATGTCGTCGCCCGCGCGGCCGGCGAGGTGCCGGTCCATCACGGCGACCGCATCTGGCTGACGCCAGAGGAAGGCCGCGTCTATCGCTTTACCAAGGACGGGTTGGCAGCATGA
- a CDS encoding L-iditol 2-dehydrogenase: MRLQGKTALITGAARGIGQAFAEAYIREGARVAIADIDAARVRATAAQIGALPIVMDVTDQASIDAGVAEAARELGGIDILINNAALFDLAPIVDITRASYDRLFSINVAGTLFTMQAVARHMIERGQGGKIINMASQAGRRGEPLVAVYCATKAAVISLTQSAGLNLIAHGINVNAIAPGVVDGEHWDGVDAKFAEYENKPRGQKKAEVGAAVPFGRMGTAADLTGMAVFLASPEADYIVAQTYNVDGGNWMS; this comes from the coding sequence ATGAGATTGCAGGGAAAGACGGCGTTGATCACCGGCGCCGCACGCGGCATCGGCCAGGCCTTTGCCGAGGCCTATATCCGCGAGGGCGCCAGGGTCGCCATCGCCGATATCGACGCCGCACGGGTCCGGGCGACGGCTGCGCAGATCGGCGCGTTGCCGATCGTCATGGACGTGACCGACCAGGCCAGCATCGACGCCGGCGTGGCCGAGGCGGCGCGCGAACTGGGCGGCATCGACATCCTGATCAACAACGCCGCCCTGTTCGACCTGGCCCCCATCGTGGACATCACGCGCGCCAGCTATGATCGGCTGTTTTCCATCAACGTCGCGGGCACGCTGTTCACCATGCAGGCGGTCGCCCGCCACATGATCGAGCGCGGACAGGGCGGCAAGATCATCAACATGGCATCCCAAGCCGGCCGCCGGGGCGAGCCGCTGGTCGCCGTCTATTGCGCCACCAAGGCCGCGGTCATCAGCCTGACGCAGTCGGCCGGGCTGAACCTGATCGCCCACGGCATCAACGTCAACGCCATCGCGCCCGGCGTAGTTGACGGCGAACACTGGGACGGGGTGGACGCCAAGTTCGCCGAATACGAGAACAAGCCCCGCGGCCAGAAAAAGGCCGAGGTCGGCGCGGCCGTCCCCTTCGGCCGCATGGGCACCGCCGCCGACCTGACCGGCATGGCGGTCTTCCTCGCCTCGCCCGAGGCCGATTACATCGTCGCCCAGACGTATAACGTCGATGGCGGCAACTGGATGAGCTGA
- the groES gene encoding co-chaperone GroES, whose product MAFKPLHDRVLVRRVQSDEKTKGGLIIPDSAKEKPSEGEIVAVGEGARKDSGELIAPSVKSGDRILFGKWSGTEVTLDGEELLIMKESDILGIIG is encoded by the coding sequence ATGGCATTCAAACCGCTGCACGACCGCGTTCTGGTCCGCCGCGTCCAGTCGGACGAAAAGACCAAAGGCGGGCTGATCATCCCCGACAGCGCCAAGGAAAAGCCCTCGGAAGGCGAGATCGTCGCCGTCGGCGAAGGCGCGCGCAAGGATTCGGGCGAACTGATCGCTCCCTCGGTCAAGAGCGGCGACCGCATCCTGTTCGGCAAGTGGTCGGGCACCGAAGTCACGCTGGACGGCGAAGAGCTGCTCATCATGAAGGAAAGCGACATCCTCGGGATCATCGGCTGA